In the Streptomyces sp. BHT-5-2 genome, one interval contains:
- a CDS encoding cytochrome P450, with product MSVREMRRFRRDPLGYIEDRARRSHAEVFRLPWGAWCVRDSELALTVLHDPVFHTGMSTFFGDMLPSRPAQIALGRTVRNVMRAHLPAYRQCLAEAADRLGPVSQWPQAGPSLVYRCTADALLHPGAPPELRRLMVKAVAGGLTARQPHMWQRARVEMLRPGLLSALTEQVRHRRAEGSGAGEPRDVLDAVIGACPEGTTDQRVTDLYVLLFQSIVGNIGYAVAWALLLAYLHHPPGPPWPWATESLVREAGRHRPFVWMVGRPVPYALEFGGLSFAPGTALSVSPYLLHHDAGRWDRPELFRPERWDEPGGQGPYLPFSTGPFTCAGAAVAHSLITEAVTALAQNAHLTVSGGDDRPLVAGSVLPRPFVLRRTPKTPVKPALTKGGE from the coding sequence GTGAGCGTGAGGGAGATGCGCCGCTTCCGGCGTGATCCGCTGGGGTACATCGAGGACCGCGCTCGCCGGAGCCACGCGGAGGTGTTCCGGCTCCCGTGGGGCGCCTGGTGTGTGAGGGATTCCGAACTGGCGCTCACCGTGCTGCACGACCCGGTCTTCCACACCGGCATGTCCACGTTCTTCGGGGACATGCTGCCTTCGCGGCCCGCCCAGATCGCCCTCGGCCGCACCGTCCGAAACGTGATGCGGGCGCACCTACCCGCCTACCGTCAGTGCCTGGCCGAAGCCGCGGACAGGTTGGGGCCGGTCAGCCAGTGGCCCCAAGCGGGGCCTTCGCTGGTGTACCGGTGCACGGCGGACGCGTTGCTGCACCCCGGCGCCCCGCCGGAGCTGCGGCGGCTGATGGTGAAGGCCGTGGCGGGCGGACTGACCGCCCGCCAGCCGCACATGTGGCAGCGGGCACGGGTGGAAATGCTGCGCCCCGGGCTGCTGTCCGCGCTCACCGAGCAGGTGAGGCACCGCCGGGCGGAGGGCTCCGGAGCGGGCGAGCCGCGGGACGTGCTGGACGCGGTGATCGGAGCCTGCCCCGAGGGGACCACCGACCAGAGGGTGACGGACCTGTACGTGCTGCTGTTCCAGTCGATCGTGGGCAACATCGGCTACGCGGTGGCGTGGGCACTCCTGCTGGCTTACCTGCACCACCCGCCCGGCCCGCCCTGGCCATGGGCCACGGAGTCGCTGGTGCGCGAGGCCGGACGGCACCGTCCGTTCGTCTGGATGGTCGGCCGGCCCGTCCCCTACGCTCTCGAGTTCGGCGGCCTGTCGTTCGCGCCGGGCACGGCCCTGTCGGTCAGCCCCTACTTGCTGCACCACGACGCGGGCCGCTGGGACCGGCCCGAGCTGTTCCGGCCCGAACGCTGGGACGAGCCGGGCGGGCAAGGCCCCTACCTGCCCTTCAGCACCGGTCCGTTCACCTGTGCCGGGGCGGCCGTCGCGCACAGCCTGATCACCGAGGCGGTCACCGCCCTGGCACAGAACGCCCACCTGACCGTCAGCGGCGGCGATGATCGGCCCCTGGTGGCCGGCTCCGTCCTCCCCCGTCCCTTCGTCCTTCGGCGTACCCCCAAGACCCCCGTCAAGCCTGCGCTGACGAAGGGAGGTGAATGA
- a CDS encoding MbtH family protein → MNPFDDPDGTFLVLANDEDQYSLWLSHIAVPEGWREVHPRADRATCLAWIEASWTDLRPRSVRTAGATR, encoded by the coding sequence ATGAACCCCTTCGACGACCCCGACGGCACCTTCCTCGTCCTTGCCAACGACGAAGACCAGTACAGCCTCTGGCTCTCCCACATCGCCGTTCCGGAAGGCTGGCGCGAGGTACACCCCCGCGCCGACAGGGCCACCTGCCTGGCCTGGATCGAGGCGTCCTGGACCGACCTGCGACCGCGTTCGGTGCGGACTGCCGGGGCCACCCGATGA
- a CDS encoding methionyl-tRNA formyltransferase: MTASDTSAAATAAGQDVPALRIAVVAALPQTAPPLVEALRTLGHQVPVVISYRRPLDWPGHVLTEHDLPPGVDLAIPSSPESVAALLRAYALDAAVSYGYPRKLSAAAVSAPRLGTINCHPSDLPSYRGPNPVGWAVRNGERQIGVTWHRMDAELDTGAVLACTMIPLDDQVWSFTGVNSRVLEAASAMLPQVLQRLAHGDAGEPQPRREGTWAGFFSAEYATVDWSAGAAHIHTQVRAWNIAGHHPRVQGPVAMIDGARWRLRRTTLEQPPPGTGRRITCGTGELWVLAADRLDPA; this comes from the coding sequence ATGACCGCCTCGGACACCTCAGCGGCGGCGACCGCCGCCGGTCAGGACGTCCCCGCCCTGCGCATCGCCGTCGTGGCAGCGCTGCCGCAGACAGCCCCTCCCCTGGTCGAGGCGCTGCGCACCCTGGGGCACCAAGTCCCAGTGGTGATCAGCTACCGGCGCCCCCTCGACTGGCCGGGGCATGTGCTCACCGAGCACGATCTGCCACCAGGAGTGGACCTGGCCATCCCCTCCAGCCCGGAATCGGTGGCTGCGCTCCTGCGCGCGTACGCTCTGGACGCAGCGGTGAGTTACGGCTACCCGAGAAAGCTGTCCGCTGCCGCAGTGTCCGCCCCACGCCTGGGAACGATCAACTGTCACCCCTCCGACCTGCCTTCCTACCGGGGCCCGAACCCGGTGGGATGGGCAGTGCGCAACGGCGAACGCCAGATCGGCGTGACCTGGCACCGGATGGACGCGGAGCTGGACACTGGGGCCGTGCTGGCCTGCACGATGATCCCCTTGGACGACCAGGTCTGGTCGTTCACAGGAGTCAACTCACGGGTACTGGAAGCCGCTTCGGCGATGCTCCCGCAGGTACTGCAACGGCTGGCACACGGGGACGCAGGCGAACCACAGCCCCGGCGCGAGGGCACCTGGGCCGGTTTCTTCTCGGCGGAGTACGCCACAGTGGACTGGTCCGCAGGAGCCGCGCACATCCACACACAGGTGCGCGCCTGGAACATCGCCGGCCACCACCCCCGCGTACAAGGCCCGGTCGCGATGATCGACGGTGCACGTTGGCGGCTGCGCCGCACCACGCTGGAACAGCCACCGCCGGGCACCGGCCGGCGCATCACGTGCGGTACCGGCGAACTGTGGGTGCTGGCCGCCGACCGGCTGGACCCGGCATGA
- a CDS encoding TniQ family protein, whose protein sequence is MRPDQLRQLPVSPGPIHNETLGSYLHRLAVANNRPAGPLARLLGPLPPEFSPLSNTTTGWTSHSVERLATLSGRPAARLARALPALADFLNPDASGSHSDRVIGRPCRCCTASRSPSASVVITLSPAHQHVCLRHRLWTRSTHDIPLAHLPEVLHAQRRLDRFARRHRKMRQALDVGCKIVDEWSASGMPIDLRREWTDRLDRIEAHSASKMIPAEDRHRLAAFPEIVVLATLVLDPPTNTIVPKELYLATTAELSRRFARIYTTLGTQDPLYRRFCLYRERDFRESHIG, encoded by the coding sequence ATGCGGCCTGACCAGCTCCGGCAGCTGCCCGTCTCGCCCGGCCCCATCCACAACGAGACCCTCGGCTCCTATCTCCACCGCCTGGCCGTCGCGAACAACCGACCCGCAGGCCCCCTCGCCCGGCTCCTGGGTCCCCTGCCGCCGGAGTTCTCCCCGCTCAGCAACACCACAACCGGCTGGACATCCCACTCAGTGGAGCGTTTGGCGACGCTCTCCGGACGCCCAGCGGCCAGGCTCGCCAGGGCCCTGCCCGCGCTCGCCGACTTCCTCAACCCCGACGCCTCGGGGTCTCACTCCGACCGGGTGATCGGCCGTCCCTGCCGCTGCTGCACGGCCAGCCGCAGTCCATCGGCTTCCGTGGTGATCACGCTCTCGCCCGCCCACCAGCACGTCTGCCTGAGGCATCGGCTCTGGACCCGTTCCACGCATGACATCCCGCTCGCGCACCTGCCGGAAGTCCTTCACGCCCAACGGCGACTCGACCGCTTCGCCCGCCGCCACCGAAAGATGAGGCAAGCCCTCGATGTCGGCTGCAAGATCGTCGACGAGTGGTCCGCTTCCGGCATGCCGATCGATCTCAGGCGAGAGTGGACCGATCGCCTCGACCGCATCGAAGCGCACTCCGCCAGCAAGATGATTCCAGCGGAGGACCGCCACCGCCTCGCGGCCTTCCCCGAGATCGTGGTGCTGGCCACCCTGGTCCTCGACCCGCCGACGAACACCATCGTCCCCAAAGAGCTCTATCTGGCCACGACTGCCGAGCTGAGCCGACGATTCGCCCGGATCTACACCACCCTCGGAACCCAGGACCCTCTCTACCGGCGCTTCTGCCTCTATCGCGAACGGGACTTCCGCGAAAGCCACATCGGCTGA